From the Alloalcanivorax dieselolei B5 genome, one window contains:
- the hrpA gene encoding ATP-dependent RNA helicase HrpA, with protein MTDLSLKDLQRRLDEVRGADRGRLRKRLEGLRRRPNDATRAKLAAAIETSVAERQRRASLVSELRWPDLPVVHHREELAEAIGDHQVVVVAGETGSGKTTQLPKICLQLGRGVDGYIGHTQPRRLAARSVAARLAEELDTRVGGLVGYKVRFAEQVGADSLIKLMTDGMLLSEIQHDRQLRQYDTLIIDEAHERSLNIDFLLGYLKQLLPRRPDLKVIITSATIDHRRFANHFNGAPVFEVSGRTYPVDIRYCPPEGERELGWQVEEVLRRIDSEERRDGRPVARDVLVFLSGEREIRDVHHHLKRCDFRDTELLPLYARLSAAEQQRVFSSHRGRRIVLSTNVAETSLTVPGIRYVIDAGTARISRYSVHSKVQRLPVEPVSQASADQRSGRSGRIMPGIAYRLYSEDDFINRPAFTDPEIQRTNLAAVILQMADLGLGRVEDFPFMEPPDGRFIRDGYRLLEELGALGGERRLTTLGKQLARFPLDPTLARMLVAAAEKQALREVLPIVAALAVQDPRERPREKQQQADQAHQPFQDKESDFLWFWNLWQWAEQQREELSRGQFEKRLKKTFLAPSRMREWRDTHRQLLLLAKQEGWALNDSPAEYEAIHRSLLCGLLGNVMMRGEEGEWLSTRNRKPLVWPGSALSKAAGKKNGARWLMAAEQVETSRLFARCVARVEPDWIEAEAGHLVKRQYYEPHWSKRRGCVMAREQVNLFGLILASGRRVHYGPMEPELARELMIREGLVAGQLSREPAFVKTNRERLEALEEMEHKLRRRDILADEQTRFEFYHQRLPESLHTLTHLETWYRKHASEAERQALIMGDDVLLSRTPQWQRDAFPDELVVEAMHLPLEYSFDPTGQRDGVTLVVPLAALNQIPEERLAWLVPGLLQEKLEALLRGLPKARRRHFVPVPDYVNALMEALTPDQPLLPAMTRELQRMTGVRVEQEEWREDQLPDYLRMNLRVMDGDQVVVEGRDPADLRQRLRGRTPTQGEVIEETPAPESREWDFGEVPECDERQRGGIVLRRYPGLRDLEDRVRLDFFDDAEEAAWRHGHGCARLALLRLPDQLRSLKRQAGATIGWQKLKSEKSAMARQALEHVLLRTAADHFRFHAEPVRDQSAFRHRLDSGRGDFVPAAERAVRHWGEVFACYRGIMARLEKGFPLAWAHAHRDLKTQLSALFETDFLLSVPGEWLSEYPRYLSAIEQRLDKMGGQLGRDRAQVAELEAFWEKFSRRAGETPHWRLPEPLALFRWMLEEYRVSLFAQPLGTRMSVSAKRLNRQWEAC; from the coding sequence ATGACTGACCTTTCCCTGAAGGATTTACAGCGTCGTCTTGATGAGGTGCGCGGCGCCGATCGCGGCCGTTTGCGCAAGCGCCTGGAAGGCTTGCGCCGCCGTCCCAATGACGCGACGCGGGCCAAGCTGGCGGCGGCGATCGAGACCTCGGTGGCGGAGCGTCAACGGCGTGCCTCGTTGGTGTCCGAATTGCGCTGGCCGGACCTGCCGGTGGTGCATCACCGTGAGGAACTGGCCGAGGCGATTGGTGATCATCAGGTGGTGGTGGTGGCCGGCGAAACCGGTTCCGGCAAGACCACCCAACTGCCGAAAATCTGTCTGCAACTGGGGCGAGGCGTGGACGGCTACATCGGCCATACGCAACCCCGTCGCCTGGCGGCCCGGTCCGTGGCCGCGCGTTTGGCCGAGGAACTCGATACCCGGGTGGGCGGGCTGGTCGGCTACAAGGTCCGGTTCGCCGAACAGGTTGGCGCGGACAGTCTGATCAAACTGATGACCGACGGCATGCTGCTCAGCGAGATTCAGCATGACCGGCAACTGCGCCAGTACGACACGCTGATCATCGATGAGGCCCATGAACGCAGCCTCAATATCGATTTCCTGCTCGGCTATCTGAAGCAACTGCTGCCGCGCCGCCCGGATCTGAAGGTGATCATCACCTCGGCCACCATCGACCATCGCCGTTTCGCCAATCATTTCAATGGCGCGCCGGTGTTCGAGGTGTCCGGCCGCACCTATCCGGTGGATATTCGATACTGCCCGCCGGAAGGAGAACGGGAACTGGGCTGGCAGGTGGAAGAGGTGCTGCGGCGGATCGACAGCGAGGAGCGCCGGGACGGCCGCCCGGTGGCTCGCGACGTGCTGGTGTTTCTCAGCGGCGAACGGGAAATCCGCGATGTGCACCATCACCTCAAGCGTTGCGATTTCCGTGACACTGAACTGCTGCCGTTATACGCCCGCCTGAGCGCCGCCGAGCAGCAACGGGTGTTTTCGTCGCACCGTGGCCGCCGCATCGTACTGAGCACCAATGTGGCGGAAACCTCGCTGACGGTGCCGGGCATTCGCTATGTGATCGATGCCGGCACCGCGCGCATCAGCCGGTACAGCGTGCATTCCAAGGTCCAGCGTCTGCCGGTGGAACCGGTATCCCAGGCCAGTGCCGACCAGCGTTCCGGCCGCAGCGGGCGGATCATGCCGGGCATCGCCTACCGCTTGTACAGCGAGGACGATTTCATCAACCGCCCGGCGTTCACCGACCCGGAAATCCAGCGCACTAACCTGGCCGCGGTGATCTTGCAGATGGCGGATCTGGGGCTGGGCCGGGTGGAGGACTTCCCGTTCATGGAGCCGCCGGATGGCCGCTTCATCCGCGACGGCTATCGCCTGCTGGAAGAACTGGGCGCGCTGGGCGGCGAGCGCCGGCTCACCACTCTGGGCAAACAGTTGGCCCGTTTTCCGCTGGACCCGACGCTGGCGCGCATGCTGGTGGCGGCGGCGGAGAAACAGGCGTTGCGCGAGGTGCTGCCGATCGTCGCCGCGCTGGCGGTGCAGGATCCGCGCGAGCGTCCACGCGAAAAACAACAGCAAGCGGATCAGGCTCACCAGCCGTTCCAGGATAAGGAATCGGATTTCCTCTGGTTTTGGAATCTCTGGCAGTGGGCGGAACAGCAGCGCGAGGAACTCAGCCGTGGCCAGTTCGAGAAACGGCTCAAGAAAACCTTTTTGGCGCCGTCACGGATGCGCGAGTGGCGGGACACGCACCGCCAATTGCTGCTGCTGGCGAAACAGGAAGGCTGGGCTCTCAATGACAGCCCGGCGGAATACGAAGCGATTCACCGGTCCTTGCTCTGTGGCTTGCTCGGCAACGTGATGATGCGAGGCGAGGAGGGCGAGTGGCTCTCCACCCGCAACCGCAAACCACTGGTCTGGCCGGGTTCGGCACTGAGCAAAGCCGCCGGCAAGAAGAACGGCGCGCGCTGGCTGATGGCGGCGGAGCAAGTGGAAACCAGCCGCCTGTTCGCCCGTTGCGTGGCCAGAGTGGAACCGGATTGGATCGAGGCGGAAGCCGGCCATCTGGTGAAGCGTCAGTATTATGAACCGCACTGGTCAAAACGGCGCGGCTGCGTGATGGCACGGGAGCAAGTCAACCTGTTCGGGCTGATTCTGGCCTCCGGCCGCCGGGTGCATTACGGGCCGATGGAGCCGGAGCTGGCGCGGGAATTGATGATCCGTGAAGGGCTGGTGGCCGGTCAGCTCAGCCGTGAGCCGGCTTTCGTCAAGACCAACCGGGAACGCTTGGAAGCGCTGGAGGAGATGGAGCACAAACTGCGCCGCCGTGACATTCTCGCCGACGAGCAGACGCGCTTCGAGTTCTATCATCAACGGTTGCCGGAATCGCTTCATACCCTCACGCATCTGGAGACCTGGTATCGCAAGCACGCTTCGGAAGCGGAACGTCAGGCCCTGATCATGGGGGACGACGTGCTGCTCTCCCGCACGCCGCAATGGCAGCGTGACGCTTTCCCCGACGAATTGGTGGTGGAGGCCATGCATCTGCCGCTGGAATACAGTTTCGACCCCACCGGGCAGCGTGATGGCGTCACACTGGTGGTGCCGCTGGCGGCGTTGAATCAGATTCCGGAAGAACGGCTGGCGTGGCTGGTACCGGGGTTGTTGCAGGAGAAGCTGGAAGCGCTGCTGCGCGGTCTGCCGAAAGCGCGTCGCCGGCATTTCGTGCCGGTGCCGGATTACGTCAACGCGCTGATGGAAGCGTTGACGCCGGATCAGCCGCTACTGCCGGCGATGACCCGGGAATTGCAGCGTATGACCGGGGTGCGGGTGGAGCAGGAAGAATGGCGCGAGGATCAGTTGCCGGATTATTTGCGCATGAATTTGCGTGTGATGGACGGCGACCAAGTGGTGGTGGAAGGCCGCGATCCGGCGGATTTGCGCCAGCGCTTGCGCGGGCGGACGCCGACGCAAGGCGAAGTGATCGAGGAGACACCCGCGCCGGAAAGCCGTGAATGGGATTTCGGCGAGGTGCCGGAATGCGATGAGCGGCAACGCGGCGGTATCGTGCTACGCCGTTACCCGGGGCTGCGGGATCTGGAAGATCGGGTGCGGCTGGACTTTTTCGATGACGCCGAGGAAGCTGCCTGGCGCCATGGTCATGGCTGTGCCCGCCTGGCATTGTTGCGCCTGCCGGATCAGCTCCGGTCTCTGAAACGGCAGGCCGGCGCGACGATTGGCTGGCAAAAACTGAAAAGTGAAAAAAGTGCCATGGCGCGGCAGGCGCTGGAACACGTATTGTTGCGGACCGCCGCGGACCATTTCCGCTTTCATGCCGAGCCGGTCCGCGATCAGAGCGCGTTTCGCCACCGCCTGGACTCCGGCCGTGGCGACTTTGTACCGGCGGCGGAACGCGCCGTTCGCCATTGGGGCGAGGTGTTCGCCTGCTATCGTGGCATCATGGCGCGGCTGGAAAAGGGCTTCCCTCTGGCCTGGGCCCATGCCCACCGGGATTTGAAGACGCAGCTTTCGGCGTTGTTTGAAACGGATTTTCTGCTGTCCGTGCCTGGCGAGTGGCTGTCGGAGTACCCGCGTTATCTGAGCGCTATCGAGCAGCGTCTGGACAAAATGGGCGGGCAGCTGGGGCGTGACCGGGCGCAGGTGGCGGAATTGGAGGCATTCTGGGAAAAGTTCAGCCGCCGGGCCGGGGAAACGCCGCACTGGCGCCTGCCTGAGCCGCTGGCGCTGTTCCGCTGGATGCTGGAGGAATACCGGGTCAGCCTGTTCGCGCAGCCGCTGGGGACCCGTATGTCGGTGTCGGCCAAGCGTTTGAACCGGCAGTGGGAAGCTTGCTGA
- a CDS encoding M61 family metallopeptidase → MIRYQICPVHPQAHIFEITLTVDRPTPEGQAFTMPSWIPGSYMIRDFARHVVSLDARAGDRPLAVAKIDKQTWQLPPVDGPVTVTYRVYAWDLSVRGAHLDTTHGYFNGPCVFLAAMGHEDQPCEVTILAPAGAEFATWRLATGMPRLAGAELDFGVFQADNYDALIDYPVEMGHFEHARFEACGVPHDVVLTGRFRVDLERLCRDLKPICEHHIKLFGEPAPVDRYLFMTLVTDGYGGLEHRNSTSLMSPRGDLPMPTDGPRQVRDGYRGYLGLCSHEYFHTWNIKRIKPEAFTPFDLSQEVHTELLWAFEGITSYYDDLALARTGLISPESYLELIGQTLTRVQRGQGRLKQTVTESSFDAWTRFYKQDENAPNAIVSYYAKGSLVALALDLTLRERSDEQVTLDHLMHALWQRYGEDSGGVPEQGIQALAEELLGESLDAFFQLALYSTGDLPLAPLLAARGVVLHWRPAAGHGDNGGKPAKGPAPVHLGLRAAADPLGARVQVVYEQGAAMAAGLSAGDVIIAVGGIKIDAAGLDSRLQGYQEGEVVEVHVFRRDELLRFRVTLAPSEASTAYLTLAQGGLTDKGRAWLLNSN, encoded by the coding sequence TTGATTCGTTATCAGATTTGTCCGGTCCATCCGCAGGCCCATATTTTTGAGATCACCCTGACCGTGGACCGGCCGACGCCGGAAGGCCAGGCCTTTACCATGCCGTCGTGGATTCCCGGCAGTTATATGATCCGCGATTTCGCCCGGCACGTGGTGTCGCTGGACGCCCGGGCCGGAGACCGGCCGCTGGCGGTGGCCAAGATCGACAAGCAGACCTGGCAATTGCCGCCGGTGGACGGTCCGGTGACCGTGACGTACCGGGTTTATGCCTGGGATCTGTCGGTGCGCGGTGCCCATCTGGATACCACCCACGGCTACTTCAACGGCCCCTGCGTGTTCCTGGCGGCCATGGGACACGAGGATCAGCCCTGCGAAGTGACCATTCTGGCGCCGGCGGGAGCGGAGTTCGCCACCTGGCGCCTGGCCACGGGCATGCCGCGGCTAGCCGGCGCGGAGCTGGATTTCGGTGTGTTCCAGGCGGACAACTATGACGCGCTGATCGACTATCCGGTGGAGATGGGGCATTTCGAACACGCCCGCTTCGAGGCCTGCGGCGTGCCCCATGATGTGGTGCTCACCGGCCGTTTCCGCGTTGATCTGGAGCGTCTGTGCCGAGACCTGAAGCCGATCTGCGAGCACCATATCAAGCTGTTCGGTGAACCGGCGCCGGTGGACCGGTATCTGTTCATGACCCTGGTCACCGACGGTTATGGCGGTCTTGAGCATCGCAACTCCACCAGTCTGATGAGTCCGCGCGGTGATTTGCCCATGCCCACCGACGGGCCTCGCCAGGTGCGCGACGGTTACCGCGGCTACCTGGGGCTGTGCAGCCACGAATACTTCCACACCTGGAACATCAAGCGGATCAAACCGGAGGCGTTCACGCCTTTTGATCTGAGCCAGGAGGTGCATACCGAATTGCTGTGGGCGTTCGAGGGCATCACCAGTTACTACGATGATCTGGCTCTGGCGCGCACCGGGCTGATTTCACCGGAGAGCTATCTGGAATTGATCGGCCAGACCCTGACCCGGGTGCAGCGCGGGCAGGGGCGGCTCAAGCAGACCGTGACCGAGTCCAGTTTCGATGCCTGGACACGCTTCTATAAGCAGGACGAGAACGCGCCCAACGCCATCGTCAGTTATTACGCCAAGGGCTCGTTGGTGGCCCTGGCGCTGGATTTGACCCTGCGCGAGCGCAGTGATGAACAGGTGACGCTGGATCATCTGATGCATGCGTTATGGCAACGCTACGGCGAAGACAGCGGCGGCGTGCCCGAGCAGGGCATTCAGGCCTTGGCCGAGGAACTGCTGGGCGAGAGCCTGGATGCGTTCTTCCAACTGGCGCTGTACAGCACCGGGGATCTGCCTCTGGCGCCGTTGTTGGCGGCGCGCGGGGTGGTGTTGCATTGGCGGCCCGCCGCTGGTCATGGCGACAACGGCGGCAAACCGGCCAAGGGCCCGGCGCCGGTGCATCTTGGCCTGCGTGCCGCCGCCGATCCGCTCGGCGCGCGGGTGCAGGTGGTGTACGAACAAGGCGCGGCGATGGCCGCCGGGCTTTCCGCCGGTGATGTGATCATCGCCGTGGGTGGCATCAAAATCGATGCCGCCGGTCTGGACAGCCGTTTGCAGGGTTACCAGGAAGGCGAGGTCGTGGAGGTGCACGTGTTCCGCCGCGACGAACTGCTGCGCTTCCGTGTCACCCTGGCGCCGTCGGAAGCCTCCACCGCGTACCTGACCCTGGCCCAGGGCGGGCTCACCGACAAGGGCCGGGCGTGGCTGCTGAATAGCAATTGA
- a CDS encoding alpha/beta fold hydrolase codes for MSKQLLSITATDNHVIGVHHWPAQDAAGTLVWLHGMAEHGGRYDALGETLSEHGWNLYCPDHRGHGTSIDDNAPQGHFADEDGWDKVIGDILQVLEQVKPDRGPLVLGGHSMGSFLALAAAEQAAEQLGGLVLCGSDSHSPWFYRAMTLLMGWQRRRHGVRGHSPLVHKMTFETWAASIADARTEFDWLSTDQDQVDAYIADPACGFECTTGTWLALISALAQVQSSEQLARLPSLLPILLLGGRQDPMSNKGKGMDRLEQILKRRHQHLERLDCPSGRHEILNDYCAPEVRQTLLQWLANL; via the coding sequence ATGTCCAAACAGCTGTTGTCCATCACCGCCACCGACAATCATGTTATCGGGGTCCATCACTGGCCGGCGCAGGATGCCGCTGGCACGCTGGTCTGGCTGCACGGCATGGCGGAACATGGCGGCCGCTACGACGCTCTGGGAGAAACCCTGAGTGAGCACGGCTGGAATCTGTATTGCCCGGACCATCGCGGTCATGGCACCAGCATCGACGACAACGCGCCCCAGGGGCACTTCGCCGATGAGGACGGCTGGGACAAGGTCATCGGTGATATTCTGCAAGTACTGGAGCAGGTAAAGCCGGACCGGGGGCCACTGGTGTTGGGCGGGCACAGCATGGGCTCGTTCCTGGCCCTGGCCGCCGCCGAACAGGCCGCGGAGCAATTGGGCGGCCTGGTACTGTGTGGCAGTGACAGCCATTCCCCCTGGTTTTACCGCGCCATGACGCTATTGATGGGCTGGCAGCGCCGCCGCCACGGCGTTCGCGGTCACAGTCCGCTGGTGCACAAGATGACCTTCGAGACCTGGGCCGCCAGCATCGCCGATGCTCGCACCGAGTTCGACTGGCTCAGCACCGACCAGGATCAGGTGGACGCTTACATCGCCGATCCCGCCTGCGGCTTCGAATGCACCACCGGCACCTGGCTGGCACTGATCTCGGCGCTGGCGCAAGTCCAATCCAGCGAGCAGCTGGCGCGTCTGCCTTCCCTGCTGCCGATATTGCTGCTGGGTGGTCGTCAGGACCCGATGAGCAATAAAGGCAAGGGCATGGACCGCCTGGAACAAATCCTGAAGCGCCGCCATCAGCACCTGGAACGACTCGACTGCCCCTCCGGCCGGCACGAAATCCTCAACGACTACTGCGCCCCGGAAGTGCGTCAGACGCTGCTGCAGTGGCTGGCCAATCTTTGA
- a CDS encoding MltF family protein: MHRAGHVWIWLWLCLLGLTACSDSTDGPFRNYTETGDLADIREHGVLRLLAPRFDAEEEFVWEGVPTSEYRREAEALAESLGLKPRWVYADDFAELSVMLNAGQADLIVTHYSRTDRRRERLSFCTPLAVVREILVLPTDRVGTALADLGPLTIAAPRGTAYLETAQNLAHRYDNVEVDRVSGELSEDELLRGIIRGQYDAVIMDEPLFKALSIDYPQLRAGPVVQPRRAIAWAVRKSNPDLREAVNRYIVAHRIKASQQDHERRDWPAILNSGVLRVITSNNPASYFMWRGELMGFDYDLIRDFAQRYDLRLSMIVRDSPTRMLAALENGEGDVIAASMSVTPARHGKGWHYSEPYLEVREQIVGAASASPFEDLSALAGRTVTVAAGSAFVETLRALQNDGISVEIEVRQNVSTEILMDRVARGELDLTMADSHLVAMEQGYRDDLKVLWTLRQPRQIAWGVRENQPQLRHQLNDYIKRVRDGQFYRATFDRYFQTEPALLSHSAERVEPGKPISPYDDLVREQALKHGFDWLMITAQMYQESHFDPRTRSFSGAEGLMQIMPLTARQLGYENLTDPAQGIGAGVAYLDWLEGRFPARLDLAEKTYFGLAAYNAGFGHVEDARRLAQRLGKDPDRWFGNVEEAMALLSHPRYARQARYGYVRGQETVQYVRDIRARYLGYLSATEKQ, from the coding sequence ATGCACCGAGCAGGGCACGTATGGATTTGGCTGTGGCTTTGTTTGCTGGGGTTGACGGCTTGTTCTGATTCCACGGATGGTCCTTTTCGCAATTACACCGAAACTGGTGACCTGGCGGATATTCGTGAGCACGGCGTATTGCGGCTGCTGGCACCGCGTTTCGATGCCGAGGAGGAATTCGTCTGGGAGGGTGTGCCCACCAGCGAATACCGTCGCGAAGCGGAGGCCCTGGCCGAATCATTGGGGTTGAAGCCGCGATGGGTGTACGCGGATGATTTCGCCGAATTGTCGGTGATGCTCAACGCCGGGCAGGCGGACCTGATCGTTACCCATTACAGTCGTACCGACCGGCGTCGCGAGCGGCTGTCGTTCTGCACCCCTCTGGCCGTGGTGCGGGAAATATTGGTGCTGCCGACGGATCGGGTCGGCACGGCACTGGCGGACCTGGGGCCGCTCACCATTGCCGCGCCGCGCGGCACCGCCTATCTGGAAACCGCTCAGAATCTGGCCCATCGCTACGACAACGTTGAAGTGGACAGAGTCAGCGGAGAATTGTCCGAGGACGAGTTGCTGCGCGGCATAATCCGTGGCCAGTATGATGCGGTGATCATGGATGAGCCGTTGTTCAAGGCCTTGTCCATTGATTATCCACAGCTGCGCGCCGGGCCGGTGGTGCAGCCGCGCCGGGCGATTGCCTGGGCGGTGCGCAAAAGCAACCCGGACCTGCGTGAAGCGGTGAACCGTTACATCGTCGCGCATCGTATCAAGGCGTCACAACAGGACCATGAGCGGCGTGACTGGCCCGCTATCCTGAATAGCGGCGTGCTGCGGGTGATCACCTCGAACAACCCGGCCAGTTACTTCATGTGGCGTGGCGAGCTGATGGGATTTGACTACGACCTGATCCGCGACTTCGCCCAGCGTTATGACCTGCGTCTGAGCATGATAGTGCGTGACAGCCCGACGCGGATGCTGGCTGCTCTGGAAAACGGGGAGGGGGATGTGATCGCCGCTTCCATGAGTGTCACGCCGGCGCGGCACGGGAAGGGGTGGCATTACTCCGAGCCTTATCTGGAGGTGCGCGAACAAATCGTCGGGGCGGCTTCTGCGTCGCCCTTCGAGGATCTGTCGGCGCTTGCCGGACGAACGGTGACAGTGGCCGCCGGCAGCGCCTTCGTGGAAACCTTGCGCGCGTTACAGAACGACGGCATCAGCGTGGAAATCGAAGTGCGTCAGAACGTGTCCACCGAAATATTGATGGACCGGGTGGCAAGAGGAGAGCTGGATCTGACCATGGCCGACAGTCATCTGGTGGCCATGGAGCAGGGCTACCGGGATGATCTGAAAGTGCTGTGGACCCTGCGACAACCCCGACAGATCGCCTGGGGGGTGCGGGAGAATCAACCGCAACTGCGCCATCAATTGAACGACTATATTAAACGGGTGCGCGACGGACAGTTCTACCGTGCCACTTTTGATCGTTATTTCCAGACGGAGCCCGCACTTTTGTCGCACTCCGCGGAAAGGGTGGAGCCGGGCAAGCCGATCTCGCCCTACGATGATCTGGTGCGCGAGCAAGCGCTCAAGCATGGTTTCGACTGGCTGATGATCACCGCCCAGATGTACCAGGAAAGCCATTTTGATCCGCGCACCCGTTCGTTTTCCGGCGCCGAAGGGCTGATGCAGATCATGCCGTTGACCGCGCGCCAGCTGGGCTATGAGAACCTGACCGACCCGGCCCAGGGCATCGGTGCCGGCGTCGCTTACCTGGACTGGCTGGAGGGCCGTTTCCCGGCCCGTTTGGATCTGGCGGAAAAAACCTACTTCGGACTGGCCGCCTACAACGCCGGGTTTGGCCATGTGGAAGACGCGCGCCGTCTGGCCCAACGGCTTGGCAAGGATCCCGACCGCTGGTTTGGCAATGTGGAGGAGGCCATGGCGCTGCTGTCCCACCCTCGCTACGCCCGCCAGGCGCGTTACGGTTATGTGCGGGGCCAGGAAACCGTGCAATACGTCCGCGACATCCGCGCTCGCTACCTGGGGTATTTGAGCGCAACAGAAAAACAGTGA
- a CDS encoding thrombospondin type 3 repeat-containing protein, which produces MSRLKTISLLLLVAVLGLGGLYGCKASGGGGGGGDPTPNVQDDDNDGIPNNEDNCPNMPNHEQGDIDQDGIGDVCDDDRDGDEHDNDQDNCPWEYNPDQVDTDNDGLGDACDTDNDSDGDGFDDGEDNCPNTPNPTQSDIDGDGIGDACDDDIDGDGIPNGEDNCPYVANHDQLDTDGDGVGDACTDDKDGDGVVNEQDNCPIVPNPDQADMDQDGFGDVCDDDRDGDGVENGHDDCPDEAGPASNNGCPVDNPIDTDEDGIPDDVDNCPLIPNADQADADGDGIGDVCDDDGFTCSELSNYQPLLADDGYQAADSASGICLLCNVMNLDNMIDGQDDTYATMSIPLNVAGSLEAKVVGTTPIVGTNRAGFVISIPEAILRLDLLQNSSIRFYKGDLEVGSANVDGDVLQLDLLGLLIQGDERFLSAEVDNTLEFDSIGIRYGALVGSNILGGGMRVHRACVGVDPNL; this is translated from the coding sequence ATGTCACGTTTGAAAACGATCAGCCTGTTGTTGCTGGTGGCCGTGCTCGGCCTCGGCGGCCTGTATGGCTGTAAGGCCAGCGGCGGCGGCGGCGGAGGAGGTGATCCCACCCCCAACGTCCAGGACGACGATAATGACGGTATCCCCAATAATGAGGATAACTGTCCCAACATGCCGAACCACGAGCAAGGCGACATTGACCAGGATGGCATCGGCGATGTCTGTGACGATGACCGTGACGGGGATGAACACGATAACGACCAGGACAACTGTCCTTGGGAGTACAACCCCGATCAGGTGGACACCGACAACGATGGACTGGGTGATGCCTGTGACACGGATAACGACAGTGACGGTGACGGCTTCGATGACGGCGAGGACAACTGCCCGAACACGCCCAACCCGACCCAGTCGGACATCGACGGTGATGGCATCGGCGACGCCTGCGATGACGACATCGACGGCGACGGCATTCCCAATGGGGAAGACAACTGCCCCTACGTGGCCAACCACGATCAACTGGACACCGACGGTGATGGCGTAGGCGATGCCTGCACCGATGACAAGGATGGGGACGGGGTTGTGAACGAGCAGGACAACTGCCCGATTGTGCCCAATCCGGACCAGGCGGATATGGACCAGGATGGTTTCGGTGATGTCTGTGACGATGACCGCGACGGTGACGGTGTGGAAAACGGTCACGACGACTGCCCGGATGAAGCCGGTCCCGCCAGCAATAACGGTTGTCCGGTGGATAACCCCATCGACACCGATGAAGACGGCATTCCTGATGACGTGGACAACTGCCCGTTGATCCCCAACGCGGATCAGGCGGATGCGGACGGCGACGGTATCGGTGATGTTTGCGATGACGACGGCTTCACCTGTAGTGAACTGTCCAACTATCAGCCGTTGCTGGCCGATGATGGTTATCAGGCCGCGGATTCTGCAAGCGGGATTTGTCTGCTCTGCAACGTGATGAATCTGGACAACATGATCGATGGCCAGGATGACACCTACGCGACCATGAGCATTCCCTTGAATGTGGCGGGTAGCCTGGAAGCGAAAGTGGTGGGAACAACGCCGATCGTTGGTACCAATCGAGCCGGTTTCGTGATCTCCATACCCGAAGCGATTTTGCGCCTGGATCTGCTGCAAAACAGCTCGATTCGATTCTATAAGGGAGACTTGGAGGTGGGCTCTGCCAATGTTGATGGTGATGTCCTGCAATTGGATCTTCTCGGGCTGTTAATTCAGGGCGATGAGCGGTTCCTGTCCGCGGAAGTGGATAACACTCTGGAGTTCGATAGCATCGGGATCCGTTATGGCGCCTTGGTAGGGTCGAATATCCTTGGCGGTGGCATGCGGGTGCATCGGGCCTGCGTGGGTGTTGATCCCAATCTCTAA